The following are encoded together in the Buchnera aphidicola (Acyrthosiphon lactucae) genome:
- the ribE gene encoding 6,7-dimethyl-8-ribityllumazine synthase, which translates to MNKVQSGITAKNASIAIIISRFNEFINHNLLSGALDTLKRIGQVNEENILIVYVPGTYEIPTVASYIASSGKYDAIIAIGTIIKGDTDHFKHIANDTSNSLSRISTQNFLPITLGILTTKNIEQSIERSGTKMGNKGSEAALAALEMINIMKKLKKIL; encoded by the coding sequence ATGAATAAAGTTCAATCAGGAATCACAGCTAAAAATGCATCTATTGCTATAATAATTTCGAGATTTAATGAATTTATTAATCATAACTTATTATCAGGAGCATTAGATACTTTAAAAAGAATAGGACAAGTGAATGAAGAGAATATTTTAATAGTATATGTTCCTGGAACATATGAAATACCAACTGTGGCAAGTTATATCGCAAGTTCTGGTAAATATGATGCTATTATTGCTATAGGAACAATTATAAAAGGAGATACTGATCATTTTAAACATATTGCTAATGATACTAGTAACAGTCTTTCAAGAATTAGTACTCAAAATTTTTTACCTATTACATTAGGAATATTAACAACAAAAAATATTGAACAATCAATTGAAAGATCTGGAACAAAAATGGGTAATAAAGGTTCTGAAGCTGCTCTAGCTGCATTGGAAATGATTAATATTATGAAAAAATTAAAAAAAATACTATAA
- the thiL gene encoding thiamine-phosphate kinase: MKCNEFEIILRYFQRNQKKDFNEIKGIGDDSALIKIPKHNILAISTDTLVENTHFFKNISPKDLAYKTVAVNLSDLAAMGADPKWTTLSITMPNSDIIWLEKFSNSFFNILNKYNVRLIGGDTNRGPLSITLSIYGLLEENTALLRSNANTGDLIYVTGNLGESAAGLFLIKNKFFIKNLNIQNYLIKKHLNPTPRVFEGIALRKIASAAIDISDGLLSDLGHILSSSQCGANINLNKIPISKILIDNFTHQNYLDWALNIGEDYELCFTIAKKNIEKLNLIKKNFSVNFTCIGRITPIEQGFNLFYNKKKIFFKKKGFDHFN; the protein is encoded by the coding sequence ATGAAATGTAATGAATTTGAAATTATCTTACGATATTTTCAACGAAATCAAAAAAAAGATTTTAATGAAATAAAAGGAATTGGAGACGATAGTGCTTTAATTAAAATACCAAAACACAATATTCTTGCAATTAGTACTGATACACTAGTCGAAAACACTCATTTTTTCAAGAATATATCTCCTAAAGATTTAGCATATAAAACAGTAGCAGTGAATCTTAGCGATCTTGCTGCAATGGGTGCTGATCCAAAATGGACAACCCTATCTATTACAATGCCCAACTCTGATATTATATGGTTAGAAAAATTTAGCAATAGTTTTTTTAATATATTAAACAAATATAATGTACGATTAATTGGTGGTGATACAAACCGTGGTCCATTAAGTATTACCTTGAGTATTTATGGATTACTAGAAGAAAATACAGCATTGCTAAGAAGTAATGCTAATACAGGAGATTTAATTTATGTAACTGGAAATCTTGGAGAAAGTGCTGCTGGTTTATTTTTAATTAAAAATAAATTTTTTATAAAAAATTTAAACATACAAAATTATCTAATTAAAAAACATCTAAATCCTACACCTAGAGTTTTTGAAGGAATAGCTCTTAGAAAAATTGCTAGTGCAGCTATTGATATATCAGATGGATTACTTTCAGATTTAGGTCATATATTGAGTAGTAGTCAATGTGGAGCAAATATCAATTTAAATAAAATTCCTATTTCAAAAATTTTAATTGATAATTTCACACATCAAAATTATTTAGATTGGGCATTAAATATAGGAGAAGATTATGAGTTATGTTTTACTATAGCAAAAAAAAATATTGAAAAACTCAACTTAATCAAAAAAAATTTTTCAGTTAATTTTACATGTATTGGACGTATTACACCTATAGAACAAGGTTTTAATTTATTTTACAATAAAAAGAAAATTTTCTTTAAAAAAAAAGGCTTTGATCATTTTAATTAA
- the nusB gene encoding transcription antitermination factor NusB, whose protein sequence is MKPSSRREARVCALQMLYSWEISHNNIKESAIQFLKEKNKKNIDIVYFYELITGITYDCKNIDNLIKPFLFRSLKELGHIEKAILRISFYELHKRNDIPYKVSINEGIELAKLFGSEDSHKFINGVLDKAVFKMGYNKKIIFT, encoded by the coding sequence ATGAAGCCATCTTCTCGAAGAGAAGCACGAGTATGTGCCTTACAAATGTTATATTCTTGGGAAATATCTCATAATAACATTAAAGAAAGTGCTATCCAATTTTTAAAAGAAAAAAATAAAAAAAATATTGATATTGTGTACTTTTATGAGTTAATTACTGGAATTACATACGATTGTAAAAATATAGATAATTTAATAAAACCTTTTTTATTTAGATCTTTAAAAGAATTAGGACATATTGAAAAAGCAATTCTTAGAATTTCATTCTATGAATTACATAAAAGAAATGATATACCTTATAAAGTATCTATTAATGAAGGTATTGAATTAGCTAAATTATTTGGTTCTGAAGACAGTCATAAATTTATAAATGGTGTTTTAGATAAAGCTGTATTTAAAATGGGATATAATAAAAAAATTATTTTTACATAA
- the dxs gene encoding 1-deoxy-D-xylulose-5-phosphate synthase — MNSNSKKYPMLSFANSVENLRLLTVEQLPKLCFELREYLLDMVTISKGHFASGLGVVEITVALHYVYNTPFDNLLWDTGHQTYPHKILTGRSSKISTIRKKNGLHSFPCREESKYDALSVGHSSTSISAGLGMSIAAGKEGKNRQTICIIGDGAITGGLAFEAMNHAGEIQSDLLVILNDNKMSISKNVGFLNNHLKMLRSIKNTKKNRKKTHLLYQQLFNKNKKIKNNCITFNSIFSNLGFKYLGPFDGHNIFSIINILKEIKNKKGTYLLHLVTKKGKGYLPAELDPIKWHAISSNNSSTSKFLSYSDVFGSWLCEIAEFDKKLIAITPAMCEGSGMLKFSRLFPNQYFDVAIAEQHAVTFAAGLAISGYKPVVSIYSTFLQRAYDQLIHDIALQKLSVLFAVDRGGIVGNDGQTHQGIFDLAYLRCIPGIVIMTPSDENECRQMLYTGYMYNKGPSVVRYPKGYGIGALLMPMNTIQLGKSLIKRKGKKIAILSFGTLLQNAFFAADNLDATLVDMRFVKPLDKKMILKLSSKHKFFITLEEGVISGGAGSAVNELIMINKIFLPVLNIGLPDIFVPQGTQEEIRHDYQLDAEGIYKQIFHWLKK; from the coding sequence ATGAATTCTAATTCTAAAAAATATCCAATGTTATCTTTTGCTAATTCAGTAGAAAATTTACGACTTTTAACGGTTGAACAGTTACCAAAACTGTGCTTTGAGTTGCGTGAATATTTATTAGATATGGTTACTATTTCTAAAGGACACTTTGCTTCTGGATTAGGTGTAGTAGAAATTACTGTAGCACTTCATTATGTTTATAATACTCCTTTTGATAATTTATTGTGGGATACAGGACATCAAACATATCCTCATAAAATACTAACTGGAAGAAGTAGCAAAATTAGTACTATTAGGAAAAAAAATGGATTACATTCATTTCCTTGTCGAGAAGAGAGTAAATATGATGCTTTAAGTGTTGGTCATTCTTCTACTTCAATTTCTGCAGGTTTAGGAATGTCTATTGCAGCTGGGAAAGAAGGTAAAAATAGACAAACTATTTGTATTATTGGTGATGGAGCAATTACTGGAGGTTTAGCATTTGAAGCTATGAATCATGCCGGAGAAATACAATCCGATTTATTAGTTATATTAAATGATAATAAAATGTCTATTTCAAAAAATGTAGGATTTTTGAATAATCATTTAAAGATGTTAAGAAGTATTAAAAATACTAAAAAAAATAGAAAAAAAACACATTTACTTTATCAACAACTTTTTAATAAAAATAAAAAAATTAAAAATAATTGTATCACTTTTAACTCAATATTTTCTAATTTAGGATTTAAATATTTAGGACCATTCGATGGTCATAATATTTTTTCTATTATTAACATATTAAAAGAAATAAAAAATAAAAAAGGTACTTATTTATTACATCTTGTAACTAAAAAGGGAAAAGGTTATCTTCCTGCTGAGTTAGATCCTATTAAATGGCATGCAATATCTTCTAACAATTCATCAACTTCAAAATTCCTTAGTTATTCAGATGTTTTTGGTTCTTGGTTATGTGAAATAGCTGAATTTGATAAAAAATTAATAGCGATTACACCTGCAATGTGTGAAGGTTCTGGAATGTTGAAATTTTCTCGTCTTTTCCCAAATCAATATTTCGATGTTGCTATTGCTGAACAACATGCAGTTACTTTTGCTGCAGGTCTCGCCATCAGTGGTTATAAGCCAGTTGTTTCTATTTATTCTACTTTTTTGCAAAGAGCTTATGATCAACTTATACATGATATAGCATTACAAAAACTATCTGTTTTATTTGCTGTTGATAGAGGAGGTATTGTTGGGAATGATGGGCAGACTCATCAAGGAATTTTTGATCTAGCTTATTTAAGATGTATTCCTGGGATAGTTATTATGACGCCTAGTGATGAAAATGAATGTCGTCAAATGCTTTATACTGGTTACATGTATAATAAAGGTCCTAGTGTAGTAAGATATCCTAAAGGATATGGTATTGGAGCATTATTAATGCCTATGAATACTATTCAATTAGGAAAATCTTTAATAAAAAGAAAAGGTAAAAAAATAGCTATTTTAAGCTTTGGTACTTTATTACAAAATGCTTTTTTTGCAGCAGATAATTTAGATGCAACATTAGTAGATATGCGTTTTGTTAAACCTTTAGACAAAAAAATGATTTTAAAATTATCTTCTAAACACAAATTTTTTATTACTCTTGAAGAAGGCGTAATTTCTGGTGGTGCAGGCAGTGCTGTAAATGAATTGATTATGATAAATAAGATTTTCCTGCCAGTGTTAAATATTGGCTTACCAGATATATTTGTACCACAAGGTACTCAAGAAGAAATTAGACATGATTATCAATTAGATGCAGAAGGAATTTATAAACAAATATTTCATTGGTTAAAAAAATAA
- a CDS encoding polyprenyl synthetase family protein, giving the protein MHFLNLYKMYKNRINKKLFYTLNQLPFQKSNLLKAMKYSVCSESKRLRSSLVYLTGEVFQINIVTLDVISTAIECIHSYSLIHDDLPCMDNDNFRRGKISCHIKYGESTSLLAGDALQSLAFNILSKSFMPNVSNFKRIKMISELSSSIGSSGMCIGQNLDLESEKKELSLSELQSINFYKTAFLMRASVRLVYLSSSNFSQSVLSILDLFSSSIGLAFQIQDDILDFKKDSIKVQDNKIIKKNTYPLIIGLDKSRKKIKNLYEKSFLALESLKKKILILIC; this is encoded by the coding sequence ATGCATTTTTTAAATTTATACAAGATGTATAAAAATCGTATAAATAAAAAGTTATTTTATACATTAAATCAGTTACCTTTTCAAAAATCAAATCTTTTAAAAGCTATGAAATATAGTGTTTGTTCAGAAAGTAAAAGATTACGTTCATCTTTAGTATATTTAACTGGAGAAGTTTTTCAAATAAACATAGTTACGTTAGATGTTATATCTACTGCTATTGAATGTATTCACTCATATTCTTTAATACATGATGATTTACCTTGTATGGATAATGATAATTTTAGAAGAGGTAAAATTTCTTGTCATATAAAATATGGTGAAAGCACTTCTTTGCTTGCTGGTGATGCTTTACAGAGTCTTGCATTTAATATTTTATCAAAAAGTTTTATGCCAAATGTATCTAATTTCAAACGTATAAAAATGATTTCTGAATTATCTAGTTCTATTGGTTCTTCTGGAATGTGTATAGGTCAAAACTTAGATTTAGAATCAGAAAAAAAAGAATTAAGTCTATCTGAATTACAAAGTATTAATTTTTATAAAACTGCTTTTTTAATGCGTGCTTCTGTACGTTTAGTATACTTATCTTCTAGCAATTTTTCTCAATCTGTATTATCAATATTAGATTTATTTTCCAGTTCTATTGGTTTAGCATTTCAAATTCAAGATGATATTTTAGATTTTAAAAAAGATAGTATAAAAGTACAGGATAATAAAATAATTAAAAAAAACACCTATCCATTAATAATAGGTTTAGATAAATCTAGGAAGAAAATAAAAAATCTATATGAAAAATCATTTTTAGCATTAGAGAGTTTAAAAAAAAAAATTTTAATACTAATATGTTAA
- a CDS encoding MFS transporter produces MNFLELQVTLSFCSVFLLRMLGMFMILPILSKYGMLLDGANKFLIGLAIGIYGIAQVIFQIPFGILSDKFGRKKIILLGLFVFFIGNIISANIHSIWGFIIGRFLQGSGAISGVCMAFLSDLIREEHRVKSIAAIGASFAISFLISIISGPLIVQFFGFFSIFWISVLLSIICMLIVYFFIPYSKKNISQKKNVCYSCNEGLTFILNKVFFRSYLGIFFLHFLLMINFMIIPNQLEISGFSLNNHWKIYLGTISISFIILFFFIFYCKYKYILENIIEICILFILSSEVIFLTAQNNLLFLIISLQIFFISFNFLEVFLPSNLSKHSLNNYKGRIMSIYSTSQFLGIFFGGIFSGWLYSFLNISQIFLFEIFIILLWLNFSFFCKK; encoded by the coding sequence ATGAACTTTTTAGAATTACAAGTTACATTAAGTTTTTGTTCAGTTTTTTTGTTACGTATGTTGGGAATGTTTATGATTCTTCCTATTTTGAGTAAATATGGAATGCTTTTAGATGGAGCAAATAAATTTTTAATTGGTTTAGCAATAGGAATATATGGTATTGCTCAAGTAATATTTCAAATACCATTTGGAATATTATCTGATAAATTTGGTCGAAAAAAAATAATTTTGCTAGGTCTTTTTGTTTTTTTTATTGGAAATATTATATCAGCTAATATTCATTCGATTTGGGGATTCATAATTGGTAGATTTTTACAAGGTTCAGGGGCTATATCTGGTGTATGCATGGCTTTTTTATCTGATTTAATTCGAGAAGAACATCGTGTTAAATCTATTGCTGCTATAGGTGCAAGTTTTGCTATTTCTTTTTTAATATCTATAATTTCTGGACCTTTAATTGTTCAATTTTTTGGATTTTTTTCAATTTTTTGGATTTCGGTATTACTATCTATTATTTGTATGTTAATTGTTTATTTTTTTATTCCTTATTCAAAAAAAAATATATCACAAAAAAAAAATGTATGTTATTCATGTAATGAAGGATTAACATTTATTTTAAATAAAGTTTTTTTTAGATCTTATTTAGGTATATTTTTTTTACATTTTTTATTAATGATTAATTTTATGATTATTCCTAATCAACTTGAAATATCTGGATTTTCTTTGAATAATCATTGGAAAATATATTTAGGTACTATATCAATTTCTTTTATAATTTTATTTTTTTTTATATTTTATTGTAAATATAAATATATTTTAGAAAATATTATTGAAATTTGTATTTTATTTATTTTATCTTCAGAAGTTATTTTTCTAACAGCACAAAATAATTTATTATTTTTAATTATTTCTTTACAGATTTTTTTTATATCCTTTAATTTTCTCGAAGTTTTCCTCCCTTCAAATCTGAGTAAACATTCATTAAATAACTATAAAGGTAGAATAATGAGCATTTATTCTACTAGTCAATTTTTAGGTATTTTTTTTGGAGGTATTTTTAGTGGATGGTTGTATAGTTTTTTAAATATTTCTCAAATTTTTTTATTTGAAATATTTATTATATTATTATGGTTGAATTTTAGTTTTTTTTGTAAGAAGTAG
- a CDS encoding TusE/DsrC/DsvC family sulfur relay protein: protein MNTNNRTLHTYDKIEKDSEGYLKKTKDWNIILAVEIAKKENIKLNSDHWIVIMFVRKFYFQFNITPSMRMLIKSIKNEIGISKSNSIYLFKLFPKGPAKQASKIAGIPKPVKCL, encoded by the coding sequence ATGAACACTAATAATAGAACATTACATACATATGACAAAATTGAAAAAGATTCAGAAGGATATTTAAAGAAAACTAAAGATTGGAATATAATACTAGCAGTAGAAATTGCAAAAAAAGAAAATATTAAGCTAAATTCTGATCATTGGATAGTAATCATGTTTGTACGGAAATTTTATTTCCAATTCAATATAACACCATCAATGAGAATGTTAATTAAAAGTATTAAAAACGAAATAGGAATATCGAAAAGCAACAGTATTTATTTATTTAAACTGTTTCCGAAAGGACCAGCTAAACAAGCTAGTAAAATTGCTGGAATACCTAAACCAGTAAAATGCTTATAA
- the cyoE gene encoding heme o synthase — protein MFKNYLEIIKPGIIIGNITLILGGFLFASRHVSFDFFLLIYTILGASLVIASACVFNNLIDFDIDSKMQRTSSRVLSKKLLSFRSALIFAIFLGVLGISTLFFLVNFLSMILSIFGFFIYVILYSLLYKRSSIYSTLIGSFSGSTPSIIGYTAVSNSIDICSILLFIILIFWQMSHFYAISIVRLKDYKKAKIPIFSVIKGVSKTKKHIFFYIFSFIFFSSLLTFLGYLSYIFLFLSSIVNFYWLFLSYSNIKNNNNTENARQLFYYSIIVIIVFNFLISIDVLF, from the coding sequence ATGTTTAAAAATTATTTAGAAATAATTAAACCTGGTATTATTATTGGAAACATTACCTTAATTTTAGGTGGTTTTTTATTTGCATCTAGGCATGTTAGTTTTGATTTTTTTTTATTGATATATACTATTTTAGGTGCATCTTTAGTAATTGCTTCCGCTTGTGTTTTTAATAATTTAATTGATTTTGATATAGATTCAAAAATGCAACGTACTAGTAGTAGAGTTTTATCAAAAAAATTACTTTCTTTCCGATCTGCATTAATTTTTGCTATTTTTTTAGGCGTTTTAGGTATATCTACATTATTTTTTTTAGTAAATTTTTTATCAATGATTTTATCAATTTTTGGTTTTTTTATTTATGTGATTTTATATTCTTTATTGTATAAAAGAAGTTCTATTTATTCAACATTGATTGGTAGTTTTTCAGGTTCGACACCATCTATTATTGGTTATACAGCAGTTTCCAATTCTATTGATATATGTTCTATTTTATTATTTATAATTTTAATATTTTGGCAAATGTCTCATTTTTATGCTATTTCTATAGTAAGATTAAAAGACTATAAAAAAGCTAAAATTCCTATTTTTTCTGTAATAAAAGGTGTTTCTAAAACAAAAAAACATATTTTCTTTTATATTTTTAGTTTTATTTTTTTTAGTTCTTTATTAACTTTTTTAGGTTATTTAAGTTATATTTTTTTATTTTTATCTTCTATTGTAAATTTTTACTGGTTATTTTTATCTTATTCTAATATTAAAAACAATAATAATACAGAAAATGCAAGACAATTATTTTATTATTCGATAATAGTGATTATTGTATTTAATTTCTTAATATCAATAGATGTTTTATTTTAA
- the cyoD gene encoding cytochrome o ubiquinol oxidase subunit IV, with protein sequence MQNFIKLNINKEMQSYFLGFLFSIVLTVVPFILAIQKIFCNEINYIIFLSCAISQIIIHFIYFLHLNFSVEKRWNLITLLFVVVIIFIVVFGSIWIMYNLNHHIM encoded by the coding sequence ATGCAAAATTTTATTAAATTAAATATAAATAAAGAAATGCAATCTTATTTTTTAGGTTTTTTATTTTCTATAGTATTAACTGTAGTTCCATTTATATTAGCGATACAAAAAATTTTTTGTAATGAAATTAATTATATTATTTTTTTATCATGTGCTATTAGTCAAATTATTATTCATTTTATATATTTCTTACATTTAAATTTTTCTGTAGAAAAAAGATGGAATCTTATAACTTTATTATTTGTAGTTGTAATAATATTTATTGTTGTCTTTGGTTCTATCTGGATTATGTATAATTTGAATCATCATATAATGTAA
- the cyoC gene encoding cytochrome o ubiquinol oxidase subunit III: MIENKINNMTLNINEKVYDTKLEDRKLFGLWIYLMSDCIMFAVFFAVYAIVSSNISISLISKEIFNLPSILLETLLLLLSSLSCGCIIIAMNQKNIKMIYSYLIITFCLGCAFLFMEINEFHELIIKNLGPDKNAFFSIFFTLVAAHGIHIFFGLILILSIIYQIKRLGLTNSICTRILCLSVFWHFLDIIWICVFTFIYLNGAI, translated from the coding sequence ATGATAGAAAATAAAATAAATAATATGACATTAAATATTAATGAAAAAGTCTATGATACGAAATTAGAAGATAGGAAATTATTTGGTTTATGGATATATTTAATGAGTGATTGTATAATGTTTGCAGTTTTTTTTGCTGTTTATGCAATAGTTTCTTCAAATATATCAATTAGTTTAATTAGTAAAGAAATTTTTAATTTACCTTCTATTTTATTAGAAACACTTTTATTATTATTAAGCTCTTTATCTTGTGGTTGTATTATTATTGCAATGAATCAAAAAAATATAAAAATGATTTATTCATATTTAATTATAACTTTCTGTTTAGGTTGTGCTTTTTTATTTATGGAAATAAATGAGTTTCATGAACTTATAATAAAAAATTTAGGTCCTGATAAAAATGCGTTTTTTTCTATTTTTTTTACTCTTGTTGCAGCTCATGGAATTCATATTTTTTTCGGTTTGATTTTAATATTATCAATTATTTATCAAATTAAAAGGTTAGGTTTAACTAATTCTATTTGTACTAGAATTTTATGTCTTAGTGTTTTTTGGCATTTTTTAGATATTATTTGGATTTGTGTTTTTACTTTTATTTATTTAAATGGAGCTATTTAA